AGTATAGGTTAAACCGACGATTCTAAAGATGATCGGTAAAAAGCTGAGTGTTACCGCTACCAAGAATAAAGTCGCACTGAAGCGGGCTGCATATGCACTACCATACACCCTTGCTACCGATTTTACATCCCTCAATTTATCGCCTTCAACATCCGAAATCGTCTTTACCACCTCCCTCCCCGTTGCTGCGAGGAATGATATGATCGTTAAAAACCATATTAATAGGTCATCTAACTTACCGATCGCGAAACCACCGTATATGTAAGGTATCGATACTGAGAGGGCGACCATCATATTCCCGATCAAACCTTTCCTCTTCCCCCAAGAGTTGTAGATCCAGGCGATTATGGCGAAGGTTAAAGCGATGAGGAAGTTAAAAGTACTGATCAAGATAGCGCTGAATAAACCTATCATCAATAGAACGATCGATAGTAGAATCGCCGATTTGATCGTAACCTTCCCACTTGGCAAAGGTTTGTGAGGATTATTTACACGATCGACCTCTAAATCGTAACAATCGTTGACGACCATAGAGTAGGAG
This DNA window, taken from Nitrososphaerales archaeon, encodes the following:
- a CDS encoding UbiA family prenyltransferase gives rise to the protein MSIIASITLMRPINSLMVGFAVLVGVVIASPKMIFSPQSLLGFMTGFFISSYSMVVNDCYDLEVDRVNNPHKPLPSGKVTIKSAILLSIVLLMIGLFSAILISTFNFLIALTFAIIAWIYNSWGKRKGLIGNMMVALSVSIPYIYGGFAIGKLDDLLIWFLTIISFLAATGREVVKTISDVEGDKLRDVKSVARVYGSAYAARFSATLFLVAVTLSFLPIIFRIVGLTYTLLILIPDAIFVYASISILKDYTPQNALRIKKVTLMGMFMGLVSFVVGGVFRF